A genomic segment from Pseudomonas sp. S09G 359 encodes:
- the lldD gene encoding FMN-dependent L-lactate dehydrogenase LldD — translation MIISSASDYRAAAKRKLPRFLFDYIDGGAYAEHTMRANSSDLAEISLRQRILRNVDNLSLSTTLFGQELAMPVILSPVGLTGMYARRGEVQAAKAAANKGIPFCLSTVSVCSIEEVASQSPQSIWFQLYVLKDRGFMRNALERAQAAGVTTLVFTVDMPTPGARYRDAHSGMSGPFAAQRRMLQAVTKPQWAFDVGLMGRPHDLGNISKYLGKPTHLEDYIGWLANNFDPSISWKDLEWIREFWKGPMIIKGILDPQDAKDAVSFGADGIVVSNHGGRQLDGVLSTAKALPPIADAVGDDLTVLVDSGIRSGLDVVRMLALGAKACLLGRATAYALAADGQHGVENLLDIFAKEMRVAMTLTGVTAIDQIDHSTLVQSAK, via the coding sequence ATGATCATCTCGTCCGCATCCGATTACCGCGCAGCCGCCAAGCGCAAGCTGCCGCGTTTCCTGTTCGACTACATCGACGGCGGCGCCTATGCCGAGCACACGATGCGCGCGAACAGTTCGGACCTGGCCGAGATCAGCCTGCGCCAACGCATCCTGCGCAACGTCGACAACCTCAGCCTGAGCACCACCCTGTTCGGCCAGGAACTCGCGATGCCGGTGATCCTCAGCCCCGTAGGCCTGACGGGCATGTACGCGCGGCGCGGCGAGGTGCAGGCCGCCAAGGCGGCGGCCAACAAGGGCATCCCGTTTTGCTTGTCGACGGTGTCGGTGTGTTCGATTGAAGAGGTGGCTTCGCAGAGCCCGCAGTCGATCTGGTTCCAGCTCTACGTGCTCAAGGACCGTGGCTTCATGCGCAATGCACTGGAGCGGGCCCAGGCCGCCGGGGTGACCACGCTGGTGTTCACCGTGGACATGCCGACGCCCGGCGCGCGTTACCGCGATGCGCACTCGGGCATGTCCGGGCCGTTCGCGGCGCAGCGGCGCATGCTGCAGGCTGTGACCAAGCCGCAATGGGCGTTCGATGTGGGCCTGATGGGCCGCCCGCATGACCTGGGCAATATCTCCAAATACCTCGGTAAACCCACCCACCTGGAAGACTACATCGGCTGGCTGGCCAACAACTTCGATCCGTCCATCAGTTGGAAGGACCTGGAGTGGATCCGTGAGTTCTGGAAGGGCCCGATGATCATCAAGGGCATCCTCGACCCCCAGGACGCCAAGGACGCGGTGAGCTTCGGCGCCGATGGCATCGTGGTCTCCAACCACGGCGGCCGCCAGTTGGATGGCGTGCTGTCCACCGCCAAGGCCTTGCCGCCGATTGCCGACGCCGTGGGCGATGACCTCACGGTGCTGGTGGACTCAGGCATCCGCTCCGGGCTGGACGTGGTGCGCATGCTCGCCCTGGGTGCCAAGGCGTGCCTGCTCGGTCGCGCCACGGCTTACGCGTTGGCCGCCGATGGCCAGCACGGGGTAGAGAACCTGCTGGATATCTTCGCCAAGGAAATGCGTGTGGCAATGACCCTCACCGGCGTGACCGCGATTGACCAGATTGACCACAGCACCCTGGTTCAATCAGCCAAATAA
- a CDS encoding GGDEF domain-containing protein has product MKTPTQTNAIDFDSAKLQRLGFGQPSLLPRRPTTITQLRQQLGMQLQTSLEPERILGVFFREIQRLVPLDALQYRHEASDLRLEFGHRGHHSVSYSLSHEGEHLGELIFRRNQRLLEEELGQLESLLATLLYPMRNALLYRAATRSALRDPLTETGNRIAMDQTLQREIDMARRHLNPLSLLMLDIDHFKIINDTHGHTAGDSVLRAVAAAIKGQLRNVDMVFRFGGEEFLILLSNTGREAAALVGERLRQAAQAQDYWADGTRIELTVSLGCSTLLAAESAESLLRRADNALYVAKREGRNRLAMAG; this is encoded by the coding sequence ATGAAAACACCTACCCAGACCAACGCAATTGACTTCGACAGTGCCAAATTGCAACGCCTGGGCTTTGGTCAGCCATCGCTCCTCCCGCGCCGCCCCACCACCATTACCCAGCTTCGCCAGCAACTGGGCATGCAACTGCAGACCAGCCTGGAACCGGAGCGCATCCTCGGGGTGTTCTTCCGTGAGATTCAACGGCTGGTGCCGCTGGACGCCTTGCAATATCGCCACGAGGCCAGCGACCTGCGCCTGGAGTTCGGCCACCGCGGCCACCATTCGGTGAGCTACAGCTTGAGCCACGAAGGCGAGCACCTGGGCGAGCTGATCTTTCGCCGCAACCAGCGCCTGCTGGAAGAAGAACTCGGCCAGCTCGAATCATTGCTGGCAACCCTGCTCTACCCGATGCGCAACGCCCTGCTCTACCGCGCCGCCACCCGCAGCGCCCTGCGCGACCCGTTGACCGAGACCGGCAACCGCATCGCCATGGACCAGACCCTGCAACGGGAAATCGACATGGCGCGCCGGCACCTGAACCCGCTGTCGTTGCTGATGCTGGACATCGACCACTTCAAGATCATCAACGACACCCACGGTCACACCGCCGGCGACAGCGTGCTGCGTGCGGTTGCCGCAGCGATCAAGGGCCAGCTGCGTAACGTCGACATGGTGTTTCGGTTTGGCGGGGAAGAGTTTCTGATCCTGCTGTCCAACACCGGCCGCGAGGCAGCAGCGCTGGTGGGCGAACGCCTGCGCCAGGCGGCACAGGCCCAGGATTATTGGGCGGACGGTACACGGATCGAATTGACGGTGAGCCTGGGCTGCTCAACCTTATTGGCTGCCGAGTCTGCCGAAAGCCTGTTGCGCCGCGCCGATAATGCCTTGTATGTGGCCAAGCGCGAAGGCCGCAACCGGTTGGCAATGGCGGGGTAA
- a CDS encoding TenA family transcriptional regulator: MIDTFNRTGPLMEASSYPAWAQQLIQDCSESKRRVVEHELYQRMRDNTLSAKTMRHYLIGGWPVVEQFALYMAQNLTKTKFARHPGEDMARRWLMRNIRVELNHADYWVHWARAHGVSLEELQAQNVPPELHALSHWCWHTSSADSLIVAVAATNYAIEGATGEWSAVVCSTGVYAAAFPEEDRKRAMKWLKMHAQYDDAHPWEALEIICTLAGMNPTKALQTELRQAVCKSYDYMYLFLESCMRLEKEKAPAVVRERQVRVASEA; the protein is encoded by the coding sequence GTGATCGACACATTCAACAGAACCGGCCCGCTTATGGAAGCCTCGAGTTACCCCGCCTGGGCGCAGCAATTGATCCAGGACTGTAGTGAGAGCAAGCGGCGCGTTGTCGAACACGAACTGTACCAGCGCATGCGCGATAACACGCTCAGCGCCAAGACCATGCGCCACTACCTGATCGGTGGCTGGCCCGTGGTGGAGCAGTTTGCCTTGTACATGGCACAGAACCTCACCAAAACCAAATTTGCCCGCCACCCTGGCGAGGACATGGCGCGCCGTTGGCTGATGCGCAATATTCGCGTGGAACTCAACCACGCCGACTATTGGGTGCATTGGGCCCGCGCCCATGGCGTCAGCCTGGAAGAGCTGCAGGCGCAGAACGTACCGCCGGAACTGCACGCACTGAGTCATTGGTGCTGGCACACCAGCTCGGCCGATTCGCTGATCGTGGCTGTGGCCGCGACCAACTACGCGATCGAGGGCGCGACCGGGGAATGGTCCGCCGTGGTGTGTTCCACCGGCGTCTACGCGGCGGCCTTCCCGGAGGAAGACCGCAAGCGTGCGATGAAGTGGCTGAAGATGCACGCCCAGTATGATGACGCCCACCCGTGGGAGGCGCTGGAAATCATCTGCACCCTGGCCGGGATGAACCCGACCAAGGCCCTGCAGACTGAGCTGCGCCAGGCTGTGTGCAAGAGCTACGACTACATGTACCTGTTCCTGGAAAGCTGCATGCGCCTTGAGAAAGAAAAGGCGCCGGCGGTGGTACGCGAGCGCCAGGTACGCGTGGCCAGCGAGGCATGA
- a CDS encoding EAL domain-containing protein — MKQKRTLGTPRLLGIVWPFIAVVLFQALLGCVSLYVLSAVRGYVAGESLWSKGQKDAIYYLTLYADNRDESTYLKYQQAIAVPQGGHELRIALDRSTPDLSAARLGILKGGNHPDDVSSLIWLYLNFRHFSYLEKAIELWTVGDGYLVQLDDLAREMHQAIARDQVNPNDVRQWKAHITAINEGVTPAAKAFSDALGEGSRMILRLLLITNLATALGLIVLALLRTHKLLTQRHAFADALQEEKERAQITLESIGDGVITTDVDGAITYMNPAAEALTHWRSAQAQGLPLAGLFKLLEDNAQPDGFTLIEHIVKGQLSGGSEHSKTIQRVDGSTVSVTLVGAPIRSAGKVTGAVLVLHDMTQERQYIANLSWQATHDALTGLANRREFEFRLEQVLHPAGGAQSGRHALMFLDLDQFKLVNDTCGHAAGDELLRHICALLQSDLREGDTLARLGGDEFGILLENCPAPVAEKIAESLRHTVQNLHFVWKGRPFMTTVSIGLVHISNTPTTLETSLRAADMACYMAKEKGRNRVQVYHADDSELSLRFGEMAWVQRLHMALEENRFCLYAQEISPLGHTDGADGHIEILLRLHDEAGRIILPDSFIPAAERYGLMTSLDRWVVENVFQLIARCMHERPGRPMAMCAINLSGITIGDDDFLGFLREKFHTYSIPPKMICFEITETSAIANLGSAIRFINELKDLGCHFSLDDFCAGMSSFAYLKHLPVDFLKIDGSFVKDMLDDPINRAMVEVINHIGHVMGKRTIAEFVETPQIEQALLEIGVDYAQGYLIERPQLFTFDSLQCRPVRPQPLLFKAPGTFR; from the coding sequence ATGAAGCAAAAGCGGACTCTCGGAACGCCTCGGCTGCTGGGTATTGTGTGGCCTTTTATCGCAGTCGTGCTGTTCCAGGCATTGTTGGGCTGCGTGAGTCTTTACGTGCTTTCAGCGGTGCGCGGCTATGTGGCAGGCGAGAGCCTGTGGTCCAAGGGGCAGAAAGACGCGATCTATTACCTCACGCTGTACGCCGACAACCGTGACGAATCCACCTACCTCAAATACCAGCAAGCCATCGCCGTGCCCCAGGGCGGGCATGAGCTGCGCATCGCCCTGGACCGCTCCACCCCCGACCTGAGCGCCGCGCGCCTGGGTATTCTCAAGGGCGGCAACCATCCGGATGACGTCTCCAGCCTGATCTGGCTGTACCTCAATTTTCGCCACTTCAGTTACCTGGAAAAGGCCATCGAGCTATGGACCGTAGGCGATGGTTACCTGGTGCAACTTGATGACCTGGCTCGGGAGATGCACCAGGCAATCGCCCGCGACCAGGTCAACCCTAATGATGTGCGCCAATGGAAGGCGCATATCACCGCCATCAACGAGGGCGTGACCCCCGCCGCCAAAGCCTTCAGCGACGCCTTGGGCGAAGGCTCGCGGATGATCCTGCGGTTGCTGTTGATCACCAACCTGGCGACGGCCCTGGGCCTGATCGTGCTGGCGCTGTTGCGCACGCACAAGCTGCTGACCCAGCGCCATGCGTTCGCCGATGCCCTGCAAGAAGAGAAGGAGCGGGCGCAGATCACCCTGGAGTCGATTGGCGATGGGGTGATCACCACCGACGTCGACGGCGCCATCACCTATATGAACCCGGCGGCCGAGGCCCTGACCCATTGGCGCTCGGCCCAGGCCCAGGGCCTGCCCCTGGCGGGGTTGTTCAAGTTGCTGGAGGACAATGCCCAGCCAGACGGTTTCACCCTGATCGAACACATCGTCAAGGGCCAGCTCAGTGGCGGCAGCGAGCATTCAAAAACCATCCAGCGCGTGGATGGCAGCACCGTGTCGGTGACCTTGGTGGGGGCGCCGATCCGCAGCGCCGGCAAGGTTACGGGAGCCGTGCTGGTGCTGCACGACATGACCCAGGAGCGCCAATATATTGCCAACCTGTCGTGGCAGGCGACCCACGATGCCTTGACCGGGCTGGCCAACCGCCGCGAATTCGAGTTCCGCCTGGAGCAAGTACTGCACCCGGCAGGGGGCGCGCAGAGCGGGCGGCACGCGTTGATGTTTCTCGACCTGGACCAGTTCAAATTGGTCAACGACACCTGCGGCCATGCGGCGGGCGACGAGCTGCTGCGACATATCTGCGCGCTGCTGCAGTCGGACCTGCGCGAAGGTGACACCCTGGCCCGCCTGGGCGGCGACGAGTTCGGCATCCTGTTGGAGAACTGCCCGGCGCCGGTGGCGGAAAAGATCGCCGAGAGCCTGCGCCATACCGTGCAAAATCTGCATTTTGTGTGGAAGGGCCGGCCGTTCATGACCACCGTGAGTATCGGCCTGGTGCATATCTCGAACACCCCGACCACGCTGGAAACTTCACTGCGGGCCGCCGACATGGCGTGCTACATGGCCAAGGAAAAAGGCCGTAATCGCGTGCAGGTATACCACGCCGATGATTCGGAATTGTCCCTGCGCTTTGGCGAAATGGCCTGGGTGCAGCGCCTGCACATGGCCTTGGAAGAGAACCGGTTTTGCCTGTACGCCCAGGAGATCTCGCCGCTGGGGCACACCGACGGCGCCGATGGACATATTGAAATCCTGCTGCGCCTGCATGATGAGGCGGGCCGGATCATCCTGCCGGACAGCTTTATCCCGGCAGCCGAGCGCTACGGCCTGATGACCTCCCTGGACCGTTGGGTGGTGGAAAACGTCTTCCAGCTCATCGCCCGTTGCATGCACGAACGCCCGGGCCGCCCGATGGCGATGTGTGCGATTAATCTGTCGGGCATTACTATTGGTGATGATGACTTTCTGGGGTTCCTGCGTGAGAAATTTCACACTTACAGTATCCCGCCGAAAATGATCTGTTTTGAAATTACCGAAACCAGCGCAATTGCAAACTTGGGCAGTGCGATTCGCTTTATTAATGAACTCAAAGACTTAGGTTGTCATTTTTCCCTCGATGACTTTTGTGCCGGAATGTCCTCATTCGCGTATCTCAAACATTTACCTGTAGACTTCCTGAAGATCGATGGAAGTTTCGTAAAGGATATGCTGGACGACCCGATTAACCGCGCGATGGTTGAAGTGATCAATCACATCGGCCACGTCATGGGTAAGCGCACAATTGCAGAGTTTGTCGAGACACCGCAAATCGAACAGGCATTGCTCGAGATCGGTGTGGATTACGCTCAGGGCTACCTGATTGAACGACCGCAATTGTTTACCTTTGATAGCTTGCAGTGTCGACCTGTGCGGCCGCAGCCTCTGTTATTCAAGGCGCCCGGCACATTCCGCTGA
- a CDS encoding ABC transporter ATP-binding protein, with the protein MVISHCRNCRRCLPDGWSEPPVQDEPKRTDRLTWAEVRRLALRHKKSLWIANGVAVLATLCSVPIPLLLPLLVDEVLLGHGDAALKVMNHALPLGWQKAAGYIGLMLLLTLLLRCGALLFNVVQARLFARLAKDIVYRIRVRLIERLKRISLGEYESLGSGTVTTHLVTDLDTLDKFVGETLSRFLVAMLTLVGTSAILVWMHWQLALLILLFNPLVIYATVQLGKRVKHLKKLENDSTSRFTQALTETLDAIQEVRAGNRQGFFLGRLGQRAQEVRDYAIHSQWKTDASSRASGLLFQFGIDIFRAAAMLTVLFSDLSIGQMLAVFSYLWFMIGPVEQLLNLQYAYYAAGGALTRINELLARADEPQYAGGADPFSGRETVGIEVRGLDFGYGDDLVLDQLNLAIAPGEKVAIVGASGGGKSTLVQLLLGLYTPQAGTIRFGGATQQEIGLETIRENVAVVLQHPALFNDTVRANLTMGRSRSDQACWQALEIAQLDATVKALPQGLDSVVGRSGVRFSGGQRQRLAIARMVLAEPKVVILDEATSALDAATEYNLHQALARFLSGRTTLIIAHRLSAVKQADRVLVFDGGHIAEDGDHQQLIADGGLYAKLYGHLQQVR; encoded by the coding sequence ATGGTTATCAGCCACTGTCGGAACTGTCGCCGTTGCTTGCCCGATGGCTGGAGCGAGCCACCTGTGCAGGATGAGCCCAAACGTACTGATCGTCTGACCTGGGCGGAAGTTCGCCGCCTGGCCCTGCGCCACAAGAAGTCCCTATGGATCGCCAATGGCGTCGCCGTGCTGGCGACCCTGTGCAGCGTGCCCATCCCCTTGCTGTTGCCGTTGCTGGTGGACGAAGTGCTGCTGGGCCATGGCGATGCCGCGCTCAAGGTGATGAACCACGCGTTGCCGCTGGGGTGGCAGAAGGCCGCCGGTTATATCGGCCTGATGCTGCTGCTGACCCTGCTGCTGCGCTGCGGCGCCCTGCTGTTCAACGTGGTGCAGGCGCGACTGTTTGCGCGGCTGGCCAAGGATATCGTGTACCGCATCCGCGTACGCCTGATCGAACGCCTCAAGCGCATCTCCCTCGGTGAGTACGAAAGCCTGGGCAGTGGCACGGTCACCACGCACCTGGTCACCGACCTGGACACCTTGGACAAATTCGTCGGCGAGACCCTCAGCCGCTTCCTGGTGGCCATGCTTACCCTGGTCGGCACCTCGGCGATCCTGGTGTGGATGCATTGGCAGCTGGCCTTGCTGATTTTGCTGTTCAACCCGTTGGTGATCTACGCCACGGTACAGTTGGGCAAACGCGTCAAACACCTGAAGAAGCTCGAAAACGATAGCACCTCGCGCTTTACCCAGGCGCTGACCGAAACCCTCGACGCGATCCAGGAAGTGCGTGCCGGCAACCGCCAGGGCTTTTTCCTCGGGCGCCTTGGCCAGCGCGCCCAGGAAGTGCGTGACTACGCCATTCACTCGCAATGGAAAACCGACGCCTCGAGCCGCGCCAGTGGCTTGTTGTTCCAGTTCGGTATCGACATCTTCCGTGCGGCGGCGATGCTGACTGTGCTGTTTTCCGACCTGTCCATCGGCCAGATGCTCGCGGTGTTCAGTTACCTGTGGTTCATGATCGGCCCGGTGGAGCAACTGCTCAACCTGCAATACGCCTACTACGCGGCGGGCGGCGCGCTGACGCGGATCAACGAGCTGTTGGCGCGTGCCGACGAGCCGCAATATGCCGGCGGCGCAGATCCGTTCAGCGGGCGCGAAACCGTTGGCATTGAAGTGCGCGGCCTGGATTTCGGCTATGGCGACGACCTGGTGCTCGACCAGTTGAACCTGGCCATCGCCCCCGGCGAAAAGGTGGCGATTGTCGGCGCCAGCGGCGGCGGCAAGAGCACCCTGGTGCAACTGTTGCTCGGGTTGTATACGCCCCAGGCCGGCACTATCCGTTTTGGCGGTGCCACCCAGCAGGAAATTGGCCTGGAAACCATTCGCGAGAACGTCGCCGTGGTGCTGCAACACCCGGCGCTGTTCAACGACACCGTGCGCGCCAACCTGACCATGGGCCGCAGCCGCAGTGACCAGGCCTGCTGGCAGGCACTGGAAATCGCCCAGTTGGATGCTACCGTCAAGGCTCTGCCGCAGGGCCTGGACAGTGTGGTGGGGCGCTCCGGCGTACGGTTTTCCGGCGGCCAGCGCCAGCGCCTGGCGATTGCGCGCATGGTGCTGGCCGAGCCGAAGGTAGTGATCCTCGACGAAGCCACCTCGGCCCTGGACGCCGCCACCGAGTACAACCTGCACCAGGCGCTGGCGCGGTTTCTCAGTGGGCGTACTACACTGATCATTGCTCACCGTTTGTCGGCGGTTAAGCAAGCAGATCGAGTGTTAGTGTTTGACGGCGGTCACATTGCTGAGGATGGTGACCATCAGCAGTTGATTGCCGATGGCGGGCTGTACGCCAAACTGTATGGACACTTGCAACAGGTGCGTTGA
- a CDS encoding DsbA family protein, protein MCSWCWGFAPVAAALVEQAQAAGVELHLVVGGLRTGSGAALEPTTRRYILEHWQAVTDATGQPFKREGALPDGFVYDTEPACRAIVTARSLAPDCAWTLLGLIQRAFYVEGRDVTLASVLVELAEEAGIPRIEFAGAFDRAEQHAATAADFTWVQDLGIAGFPTLLAERNGQLALLTNGYQPLSELSPLLARWLERATCAG, encoded by the coding sequence ATGTGTTCCTGGTGCTGGGGCTTTGCCCCGGTGGCCGCGGCGTTGGTTGAGCAGGCCCAGGCGGCCGGTGTGGAGCTGCACCTGGTGGTGGGCGGCCTGCGCACCGGCAGCGGCGCGGCGTTGGAGCCGACCACCCGACGCTACATCCTTGAGCACTGGCAGGCCGTCACCGACGCCACCGGCCAGCCGTTCAAGCGCGAAGGTGCATTGCCCGACGGGTTTGTCTATGACACTGAGCCCGCCTGCCGCGCCATCGTCACTGCGCGCAGCCTGGCGCCCGATTGCGCGTGGACGCTGCTGGGGCTGATCCAGCGCGCGTTTTATGTCGAGGGTCGCGATGTGACCCTCGCCAGCGTGCTGGTCGAGTTGGCTGAAGAAGCGGGCATCCCGCGCATCGAGTTTGCCGGCGCGTTCGACCGCGCCGAGCAGCACGCGGCGACGGCCGCCGACTTTACCTGGGTGCAGGATCTGGGCATTGCCGGTTTCCCGACGCTGCTGGCTGAGCGCAATGGCCAGTTGGCGTTGCTGACCAATGGTTATCAGCCACTGTCGGAACTGTCGCCGTTGCTTGCCCGATGGCTGGAGCGAGCCACCTGTGCAGGATGA
- a CDS encoding rhodanese-related sulfurtransferase, protein MTQPIVVAALYKFVTLEDYVALREPLLQAMVDNGIKGTLLIAEEGINGTVSGSREGIDGLMAWLKNDPRMVDIDHKESYCDDQPFYRTKVKLKKEIVTLGVDGVDPNKKVGTYVEPQDWNALISDPEVLLIDTRNDYEVSIGTFEGAIDPKTTSFREFPDYIKANFDPAKHKKVAMFCTGGIRCEKASSYMLSEGFDEVYHLKGGILKYLEEVPQAETKWQGDCFVFDNRVTVRHDLSEGDYDQCHACRTPVSVEDRASEHYVAGISCPHCWDKLPEKTRRSAIDRQKQIELAKVRNMPHPIGFNYKQTPSEA, encoded by the coding sequence ATGACTCAACCGATTGTCGTGGCGGCACTGTATAAGTTCGTCACCCTCGAAGATTACGTCGCCCTGCGCGAGCCACTGTTGCAGGCGATGGTCGACAACGGCATCAAAGGCACCTTGCTGATCGCCGAAGAAGGCATCAACGGCACCGTTTCCGGCAGCCGCGAAGGCATCGATGGGCTGATGGCCTGGCTGAAGAACGACCCACGCATGGTCGACATCGACCACAAAGAGTCGTATTGCGACGACCAGCCGTTCTACCGCACCAAGGTCAAGCTCAAGAAAGAGATCGTGACCCTGGGCGTCGACGGCGTTGACCCCAACAAGAAAGTCGGCACCTACGTCGAGCCGCAGGACTGGAACGCGCTGATCAGCGACCCGGAAGTGCTGCTGATCGACACCCGCAACGACTACGAAGTGTCGATCGGCACCTTCGAAGGCGCAATCGACCCGAAAACCACCAGCTTTCGCGAATTTCCCGACTACATCAAAGCCAACTTCGACCCGGCCAAGCATAAGAAAGTCGCCATGTTCTGCACCGGTGGTATCCGCTGCGAGAAGGCGTCGAGCTATATGCTCAGCGAGGGTTTCGACGAGGTCTACCACCTCAAGGGTGGCATCCTGAAGTACCTCGAAGAGGTGCCGCAGGCAGAGACCAAATGGCAGGGCGACTGCTTTGTGTTCGACAATCGTGTGACCGTGCGCCACGACTTGAGCGAAGGCGACTACGATCAATGTCATGCCTGCCGCACACCGGTGAGCGTCGAAGACCGCGCGTCCGAGCACTATGTGGCCGGCATCAGTTGCCCGCATTGCTGGGATAAGCTGCCGGAGAAAACCCGTCGCAGCGCGATCGACCGGCAAAAGCAGATTGAGCTGGCCAAGGTCCGCAATATGCCGCACCCGATTGGCTTCAACTATAAGCAAACCCCTTCCGAGGCCTGA